One part of the Candida albicans SC5314 chromosome R, complete sequence genome encodes these proteins:
- the SMX4 gene encoding U4/U6-U5 snRNP complex subunit (Component of heteroheptameric complexes (Lsm1p, Lsm8p) involved in RNA processing and decay; flucytosine induced), which yields MSTIQAEQQQDQQPLDLIRFQLDEYVLVKLRGARELKGKLQGYDSHCNMVLSDAEETIYTSNEDDDSENTSEEPIVKKTAMVFVRGDSVILISPIQ from the coding sequence ATGTCAACAATACAAGCcgaacaacaacaagaccAGCAACCATTGGACTTAATTCGTTTCCAGCTAGATGAATATGTTTTAGTTAAATTAAGAGGTGCAAGAGAATTGAAAGGAAAGTTACAAGGTTATGACAGTCATTGCAATATGGTATTGAGTGATGCTGAGGAAACGATATACACATCCAATGAAGACGATGATAGTGAGAACACTTCTGAAGAACCTATAGTGAAAAAGACTGCCATGGTATTTGTTAGAGGAGATTCAGTTATTTTAATAAGTCCAATACAGTAA
- a CDS encoding uncharacterized protein (Ortholog of C. dubliniensis CD36 : Cd36_32970, C. parapsilosis CDC317 : CPAR2_701710, Candida tenuis NRRL Y-1498 : CANTEDRAFT_106599 and Debaryomyces hansenii CBS767 : DEHA2E04488g): protein MSSNPAKHIGIKQQKLIEESIKNYVVYYDKTFSSYLKLRSDILELHNTVRLLSTHKEKRNTSNPDDNETKEEVSTAEENSISKDEIEPDNIKIDEADAESFKNKLAEAAVRLEQLKFEADKVQITYESYLNELRNILAIESRKHAEGYQPEVLTDAKNKLSSLVNQETELNAKIDDIKTVQKPLLDKVTNLVSNFNSNITSSTARVIHPSLLRNIDDEGTENSVQVNYNHLVFAKSDISRFFAERTAVSELNDVLLSQVHDILESNSRVFDKVETQSSSEDSQKLLYKLARSSLHDINQNTDLDEYDDLIDKAIKDISISYQENQVIKAQWSKHARKVEKIKHILEEQDEDGDIEMI from the coding sequence ATGTCAAGTAATCCTGCTAAACATATTGGCATCAAGCAACAAAAGTTGATAGAGGAAAGTATAAAGAACTATGTGGTATACTATGACAAAACTTTCAGTCTGTATTTAAAATTACGAAGTGACATATTAGAGCTTCACAATACTGTGCGTTTATTATCAACTcacaaagagaaaagaaacacTTCAAATCcagatgataatgaaactAAAGAGGAAGTTAGTACAGCAGAAGAAAACAGCATCAGCAAGGATGAAATCGAACCTGACAATATTAAAATAGACGAAGCAGATGCCGAGTCGTTCAAAAATAAGCTAGCGGAGGCTGCAGTTAGATtagaacaattgaaatttgagGCAGACAAAGTTCAGATCACCTATGAATCATATTTGAATGAGttaagaaatattttggCGATCGAGTCTCGCAAGCATGCAGAAGGTTACCAACCTGAAGTTCTAACAGACGCAAAGAATAAATTGAGCTCACTAGTTAACCAAGAGACGGAATTGAATGCCAAAATCGACGACATAAAAACCGTGCAGAAGCCTTTATTAGACAAAGTCACTAACCTTGTCAGcaattttaattcaaaCATTACTAGTTCCACAGCACGGGTGATTCATCCATCCCTATTACgtaatattgatgatgaaggtACAGAGAACAGTGTCCAAGTCAACTACAACCACTTGGTATTTGCCAAACTGGATATTAGCCGATTTTTTGCGGAGAGGACGGCAGTTAGTGAATTAAATGATGTTCTTTTATCACAAGTACACGATATTTTAGAGAGTAACAGCAGAGTATTTGACAAAGTTGAGACTCAAAGTTCAAGCGAGGATTCGCAAAAGCTACTTTACAAATTGGCAAGATCAAGTTTACACGatattaatcaaaataCAGACTTGGATGAGtatgatgatttgattgataaagCTATTAAGGATATTTCTATATCGTACCAAGAGAACCAAGTTATCAAGGCTCAATGGTCCAAACATGCACGCAAAGTTGAAAAGATCAAGCATATATTGGAAGaacaagatgaagatgGCGACATAGAAATGATCTAA